From Treponema rectale, one genomic window encodes:
- a CDS encoding flagellar biosynthesis protein FlgN has translation MQKLSQEELNERIAVLRRFRTLLEQQRAKFAEYLNVLEHQEAKIYTEDAQSLMNHTELEGQIVSSICSLQKVIVPLKTMYEKERSFYSMEDAVPVETIQKELASLQQKVITQNEKNRILLKSHLSQLRKQIDGFSNPYRNAASVYARNTATAGTRIAIEI, from the coding sequence ATGCAGAAACTTAGTCAGGAAGAACTAAACGAAAGAATTGCAGTTCTCAGAAGATTCAGGACCCTGCTTGAACAGCAGAGGGCAAAATTTGCAGAATACCTGAATGTACTTGAGCATCAGGAAGCAAAGATTTACACCGAAGACGCACAGTCTCTGATGAACCATACGGAACTTGAAGGACAGATAGTTTCAAGCATCTGTTCATTACAGAAAGTGATTGTTCCGCTTAAGACAATGTACGAAAAAGAAAGAAGCTTCTACAGTATGGAAGATGCAGTTCCGGTAGAAACAATTCAGAAAGAACTTGCTTCCCTTCAGCAGAAAGTCATTACACAGAATGAAAAGAACAGGATTCTCTTAAAGAGTCACCTTTCCCAGCTGAGGAAACAGATAGACGGATTCTCAAACCCGTACAGAAACGCAGCCTCGGTTTATGCAAGAAATACCGCTACAGCAGGTACCCGCATAGCAATAGAAATATAA
- the fliS gene encoding flagellar export chaperone FliS, with translation MAYTNPYGGYNAYKSVGVKTASQGKLVVMLYEGAVSHLDKAIALIDGNNKIPAKQIENFGNHLQKVMDIITELEVSLDMDKGGEIAKNLMSLYIYFNKEILDASISHDKEKLSSIRKMLSDLHQSWETAASSTANTQNSGPQHSSLNIQG, from the coding sequence ATGGCATATACAAATCCTTACGGCGGATATAACGCTTATAAATCAGTAGGAGTAAAGACTGCAAGTCAGGGAAAACTGGTCGTAATGCTCTATGAAGGTGCCGTATCTCATCTGGACAAGGCAATTGCCCTTATAGACGGAAACAATAAAATTCCGGCAAAACAGATTGAAAACTTTGGAAATCATCTTCAGAAAGTAATGGATATAATAACGGAACTTGAAGTAAGCCTTGACATGGATAAGGGAGGAGAAATTGCAAAAAACCTTATGTCCCTGTACATATACTTCAACAAAGAAATTCTGGATGCCAGCATTTCTCATGATAAAGAAAAACTCAGTTCGATACGGAAAATGCTTTCTGACCTTCACCAGTCATGGGAAACCGCCGCATCTTCAACGGCAAATACCCAAAATTCAGGTCCGCAGCACAGTTCGTTAAACATTCAGGGCTGA